The following are encoded together in the Streptomyces sp. NBC_01465 genome:
- a CDS encoding zinc ribbon domain-containing protein, giving the protein MNAAHADQIRLLDVQALDVRLSQLAHKRNSLPEHAEIESLTKDLTQLRDLLVAVQTEESDTAREQTKAEQDVDQVRQRAVRDQQRLDSGAVTSPKDLENLQREIVSLAKRQGDLEDVVLEVMERRESAQERATELTERVSAVEAKTADATSRRDTAAAGIDADVATATKERSVVAESVPADLLKLYEKLREQQGGVGAARLYQRRCEGCRLELNITEVNEVKAASPDTVLRCENCRRILVRTADSGI; this is encoded by the coding sequence CACGCCGACCAGATCCGCCTCCTCGACGTCCAGGCCCTCGACGTACGCCTGTCGCAGCTCGCGCACAAGCGCAATTCGCTGCCCGAGCACGCCGAGATCGAATCCCTGACCAAGGACCTCACCCAGCTGCGCGACCTGCTCGTCGCCGTGCAGACGGAGGAGTCCGACACCGCACGCGAGCAGACCAAGGCCGAGCAGGACGTCGACCAGGTCCGTCAGCGCGCCGTACGCGACCAGCAGCGCCTGGACTCGGGTGCGGTCACGTCCCCCAAGGACCTGGAGAACCTCCAGCGCGAGATCGTCTCCCTCGCCAAGCGCCAGGGCGACCTCGAGGACGTCGTCCTGGAGGTCATGGAGCGCCGCGAGTCCGCGCAGGAGCGCGCGACCGAGCTCACCGAGCGCGTCTCCGCGGTCGAGGCCAAGACGGCCGACGCCACGTCGCGCCGTGACACCGCGGCCGCCGGCATCGACGCCGACGTCGCGACGGCCACCAAGGAGCGCTCGGTCGTCGCCGAGTCGGTCCCGGCCGACCTGCTGAAGCTGTACGAGAAGCTGCGCGAGCAGCAGGGCGGCGTGGGTGCTGCCCGGCTCTACCAGCGCCGCTGCGAGGGCTGCCGCCTGGAGCTCAACATCACCGAGGTGAACGAGGTCAAGGCCGCGTCCCCCGACACGGTGCTGCGGTGCGAGAACTGCCGCCGCATCCTGGTCCGTACGGCCGACTCGGGGATCTGA